GCTTTTGGGGCCTCtttagagcgcaattcttatcctattaggctgaaatttagcatgaagtatttttttatgacttccaacaacaagtatggtccaaatcggttcataacctgatatagctgccatataaaccgttcttgggtcttgacttcttgagcctctagagggcgcaattctcatccgatttggcagaaattttgtactacagcagctcctcccatgaccttcaacatacgcgttcaatatggtctgaatcgatctataacttaatacagctcccatataaaccgatctcccgattttgcttcttgagccctaacaaggcgcaaatcttattcgaatggactgaaatattacacaatgacttctacaatgttcagcattcaattagtTTATGGTCCGAaggggactataacttgatatagctccaatagcataacagctcttattcattattctttgtttgccttaaaatagatatcgcgcaaagaactcgacaaatgcgatctatggtggaaggtatattagattcggcccggccgaacttagcacgctcttacttgttgtttttttttttttttgattttctcaccaggattcgaactctggCGCTCAGTAtcctaggcggacatgccaatgTGGCCTTTAAAaagctatccatggtggagggtatatacgattcggccaggccgaacttggcacgcttttacttgttcttcttagGGTGTCACAATGGACGGGACTGGGCTCCGGGTGAACTCACCTTTTGGAATATGCTACCCGTTCAAACTAAGCCTAGaccgttaagttcggcggggccgaactttgtatacccaccacctcctcaaaatccggagaaaattgcatacctcatgtcccatagcagttatatcgaaatatgttccgatttggaccaaatactaataagtatagtagccttatcttaaaataaactgatcggaatcataaacgacacggatgtcgagaagcctaaaataagtcactgtgtcaaatttcagtgaaatcggattataaatgcaccttttatggggccaagactttaaatcaagatatcggtctacatggcagctatatccaaatctgaacagatttgagccaagttgcaggaaaatatcgaagagcctaatacaaagcactgtcccgaatttcggcgatatcggataataaatgcgccttttatgggcccaaaaccttaaatcgaaaaccggtctatatggcagctatatccaaatctaaaccgatcagggccaaattgaagaatcatgtcgaagggcctaagacaaatcactgttccgaatttcagcaaaatcaaataataaatgcagcttttatgggccttagacccttaatcagaggatcggtctctatggcagttatatccaaatctgaaccgatctgcgccaaattaacgaaggatgtcgcagggcctaacacaactcactgtgccaaattttggcaaaatcggataataaatgtggcttttatgggcccaaaaccttaaatcgagagatcggtctatatggcagctatattcaaatctggaccgatcggagccaaaatgaagaaggacgtcgaagagcctaactaaacacactgtctcaaatttcagcgacatcggacaataaatgcgttttttatggccccaaaacctaaaaccgagagatcggtctatatggcagctatattcaaatctagaccgatctgggccaaattaacgaagaatgtagaagggccgaacacaattcactgtcccacatttcggcgatatcggataataaatgcgctttttatgggcccaaaaccttaaatcgagaaatcggtctatatggcagctatattcaaatctggaccgatcggagccaaaatgaagaaggacgtcgaagagcctaactaaacacactgtctcaaatttcggcgacatcggacaataaatgcgttttttatggccccaaaacctaaaaccgagagatcggtctatatggcagctatactcaaatctagaccgatcggagccaaaatgaagaaggacgtcgaagagcctaactaaacacactgtctcaaatttcagcgacatcggacaataaatgcgttttttatggccccaaaacctaaaaccgagagatcggtctatatggcagctatattcaaatctggaccgatctgggccaaattaacgatgaatgtagaagggccgaacacaactcactgtcccaaatttcggcgatatcggataataaatgcgctttttatgggcccaaaaccttaaatcgagaaatcggtctatatggcagctatatccaaatctttatcgatctgtgccatattgcagaagtatgtcaaggggcttaacttaattcactgtcccaaatttcggcgacatcgaacaataaatgcaccttttgtggggccaaaaccttaaatcgagaaatcggtctatattgcagctatatccaaatctgaaccgatctgggccaaattaacgaagaatgtcgcagggcctaacacaactcactgtgccaaattttgacaaaatcggataataaatggggcttttattggcctaagaccctaaatcggcggatcggtctatatggcagctatatccaaatctgtaccgatctgggccaaattggcgaagaatgtcgaatggcctGAATCTactctctgttttaaatttcagcgatatcggttaaaaaaaaaagcttttatggacttcagaccctttatcaggagatcggtctatatggcagctatatctaaatatagtccgatctgaaccatacttaagtcaGTTCTCGGGagtcttaaaataaccaactgtttaaaatttcagaggaattgggtagtaaataaagctttgatggtcttcagaccctctatcggcagatcggtctatatggcagctatatctaaatatagtccgatctgaaccatattggggtcagatgtcgggaggcctaaaactactcactttcagcaaaatcggatgaaaaattaagtttttgtggactttagaccctttatcggaaaatcggtctatatagcggctatatccaaacatggtccgttttggtccgttcaaaaactttacctgcgtgcatcaaaaagacatatctgtgccaaatttcagctcaatatctcaatttttgaagcctgtagagggattagaacagacggacaggcggacagacggacagacacacgtacatcgttaaatcgtcttagaattttacgacgatccgaaatatatatacttatatacTACTctcggtttcaaatttcagcgaagtcggttaaaaaataaagcttttatgggcttcagaccctttatcggcagatcggtctatatggcagctatatctaaatatagtctgatctaaactatacttaggtcagatgacgggaggtttaaaataaaccactgtttaaaatttcagaaaaatcggttaaaaataaagattttatgggcttcagaccctttatcggcagatgggagtctatggcagctatatctaaatatagtccgatctgaactattttTTGGTCGAATGTTGGTAGGCCCACATCtgctctctgtctcaaatttcagcgaaattggttaaaaaataaagcttttatgggcttcagaccctttatcggcagatcggtctatatgtccgatctgaaccatatttgggtcagatgtttgGAAGCCTAAATCTACTTTCGCTAACagagcgaaatcggttaaaaaataaagcttttatgggcttcagtccctttatcggcatatcggtctatatggcagctatatctaaatatagtccgatctgaaccatattggggtcagatgtcgggaggcctaaaactacacaccttttaaaatttcagcaaaatcgcatgaaaaattttatgcgcattagaccctttatcggaaaatcggtctatatagcagctatattcaaatatggttcgatttggcccgtccaagaacttaaccagcgtgcatcaaaaagacgtatctgtgccaaatttcagcacaatatctcaattttttaagcctgtagagggattacaacagacggacggatagacagatagacggacagacggacagacacacgtacatcgttaaatcgtcttagaattttacgatgatccgaaatatattgggttgcccaaaaagtaattgcggatttttttaaaagaaagtaaatgcatttttaataaaacttagaatgaacttcattcaaatatactttttttacacttttttctaaagcaagctaaaagtaacagctgataactaacagaagaaagaatgcaattacagagtcacaagctgtgaaaaaatttatcaacgccgactatatgaaaaatcagcaattactttttgggcaacccaatatatactttgtagggtcggaaatggatatttcgatatgttccaaatggaatgactaaacgaatatacccctatcctacggtggtgggtaaaataagtaaaagagaAAACtcattccaattcagtttccaaaaatatttggaaaatcaaacatttatttttaactagaatatttgtgttttttttttatatttacgtCTAAAAATAGACATAGAAAAGCAACTAAGgaattaatatttaataaagCTAACAAAAATCTATTACATGCAAACAAAGACAATACACAGACAATATTAGAATAAATCTTAAAGGGCAGTAATAAATACACACGAACAGAAATGAGAGTTAAAAAGCAATGATTTTTCTACACTTATCaaaaaaataaaggaatttaatttatctttttaatataatttttctacactatttatattttatattttatatatatatattatatttttatattttaatacttatattaaaaaagatatttaattttattgttttatgtatttttccaaattcaaaccatttttttacaaaactatTTCTCTCTTGTGATGTTATtgccaaaacattttttttttaagtttaaaatatttttattaatttttaaatagtcactctatattttttctgtgtaatgtGAAGAAAATTCAAAACTCTCTACTGCCCGAATATCATATATTGGAAATTCCGGGTCGGTATGGTTGTTATGACTACCCaccaaaaatagcaaaaacaaaagaaaaacgacAGTCATTAGGCGACAACGTGACATGATGACAAAACATTAAAAACCAAAATCAAATATCAAGGTGACAAATAAGCTCTAAAGAAAGCTATGTCCACAAAAACATTaaccataaaaataaattcttaaaaatatcagtttacaaaaacaaaaaaccaaaactatTGCTTTTGACCCGCCTGTTAGTCCAACACTTACTCTCTAATGGATTTCACTAGGAATGATGTCTCCCCCTGCTGCCTTTTTACCTACAGCTCCTCTTTGGTTAGGACATTAACACGAAATGCTTCCAGTATATTCAGTTTAACACCCAATTCACGTTTCTTGGCCGCTGTCACCTTGCCCGCCTTGAGACGCAACAAACGTTTGGTTTCCTCCTCCACATAGTCATAGCCCTTGGCCATGAGCTTCTCCATAAACAGCTTGTAGAATTGGGCACTAACTTTTTCGTGGTCTTTCTTCAGAGTCTTTTTCAAATCTTCGGCTCTCTGCAGACGCTGTTTTTGTTCCTTCTCCTTGAGATTGATAAAGTTTTTGGCCAAATCATTGTATTGCTTAAGGCAACCCTCTTTGCCTATGAATAGCTCAGTGTTGGTGGTTACAAACGATTTCAAATTGTCCAATGTCACATCTAAATGGCTGGGAAAGGTTAAATAATCCTCAATGCCATGGCGAAAGAGTAGAATTCCTGGGAACTGCTTATCGTCAATGCCGAAACGTTCTCCCAACTCTTTGTTCTCATTATCGCCGTAGTCCTTTATGCCCACAGCGGCTACCAGCAGATCATCGGTTACAGCATGGGCAGCCTGAGAGAAGGCGGAATAGGCCTCGTGTTTTTCGCCATAGGGAAAGGCTATATCGAATTTGACCAAAGCATAAGGAAAACGGGCAATGGTCTTGTTAAAGATGATATCGTCCAATTCCACACATCCCGGACAGATGGCTGCCTGTACTAAGGAGGCCCAAGCCAAACAACTCAATGCCGGTAACCAcagattttttaaagaatttctttCCATTCTAGTTTTATGttgatttttggtttgtttttgccACCACAATTTCCGACTTCTCAACCCGCAACTGGTGTAAGGGAGACTGAATGACAGCAGCTTAGTGCTCTGCAGAGTGTTGGAGTTAGGTTGTtcacagaagaaaaaaaaaattattccaaagtggtggtggtggtagtgtTGTTGAGTGCTCTCTGATGCTATCGTTATTCTGTGCTGTTTTCGTTTTTAATGCCGCAATTATCAAAGCCCGTATAGGCAACAAACTCACATTCACACACACCCATGTGCAAGTGTTTTTAGTAACGGCCATATAGAATATTTctgttctgcattcatttatcCCATAACAAAGTCAGCACTTTTATCAACTCTCTGTTGGCCAACTTACTGCCCCCACCCCCCACTCTCTCAATGTTTTGTTACTCAACCATATATTCACGACTTGTTTTCGTTGCTAACACCAGGCAAAGTAAGTATGGGCATTTTTTAATACTCATTGTAAGCCTCTCTTTGGAGTTTTCATAGAGAAAGAGAGTAGAAGAAAGTTGATGAAGCCGGCTTAGAATTCTCTTCATTATAGATACTCTTTGGTTCAGGGTAGTATGTTAAAACATAACTTGTAGCAGCACATCGAGGTCATTGAAGTTCAACTGGTGGGCTTATATTTATTTGCCTTGCACACAAATTAGGTTTGTTatgcaaaaaaaagcaaaaaatgtttgctaaatagcagactttgtctgttgaaaatgggaaagcagacattgcaaacatttcggtcagctaaatcagcaaacaaaatctgctgtattGTGTACATTTATATCTTATTTTTTgcgtgccaagttttgtgcagatcggttgaaaattttagctactacggtcatttaagtgcaaatcgggcgatacatatatatgggagctatatctaaatctaatccgatttcgatgaaattttgcaaatatgtagaaatcagtaacaaaacaatccgtgccaaattttgtgcagatcggttgaaaatgttagctactacggcaatttaagtgcaaatcgggcgatacatatacatgggagctatatcttaatctgaaccgatttttatcaacatCATTAGCGTTTgttcttggaccaaaaaagtgatttgtgcaaaatttcgtgatgattggacaacaaatacgacctgcatttTAATcataagaatacatggactcacagacggacagatggacatggctaaatcgaatcagaaagtgattctgagtcgatcggtatacttatcaatgggtctagctcttcttcttcttagcgttgcaaacaaatgcacaaacctagaataccctgtaccacagtggtggtgtaaggtataaatataagagagaaagtggcgaagggcacgccacagggggcattttatagccactcctttgggtgaccaccgtaaatgacctattacggatgctgacttagCAGGGAtgtgaacccgtctgctatgcagaagacgttataatacttcttaggatAAGGacccgaaccagctatgcagaagggccgaaggatcttgcatatggcatatgactggactagacccaggGATCCtagtgttaacccagagaagactgaaatatgcctgttcatgaggaagatgGGCCACTTTGACgaatcacgtttcctcaataaaacgatttcgatatctgacaaggtcaaatacttaggagtgatcttgaataggaaacttaattggaagaaACTTAATTCagaagcatactgagaaggatctcaggtgttgggcactatgtgaacgagccataggctcgaaatgaggcctggctctacaggagcgtgattagaccaatacttacttacgcctcagtagtttagtggactgctatggagaaaaagtgcaacataaggaccatttaACGGGTTTAAAGAACATGTTGACTGGGCATAGGGGGAGCGATgacgaccacgcccactagggcactggagactattctagaaatCCGCTCCATTGACattcagattaagtgtgaggcagccattgcggctattagactaaaggcgatgggagttgctcataccaacgcggtataatcgaggcgacgataggaaacctggatggaatggaagaagtttccgatcggatacctgctGTCAGctgcacaatcttggattgacggaaccctagtattgccatcgggaagatcatgttacatcaaaggatggatcaaagctggagaacagagtgggcatgGGGGTCTTTATAGAGAACCCAGGgatctgagatctgttttagactgtctgaccataatacaatcCTAAAGGCAGAgctccgggcgatcatggaatgcgtgaggtggtgtggttttcACGCAAGGCTgtggagtgtgaacatcttcacggacagtaaactagccatcagggcaataacaaacaggacggtaGGGTCACTAACAGTCATGCAGTGTAGAAAGGAGATTACCGCCTTTTGTTCGGAAgcatttatggtccaattttCCAAATTATTTATTTGCTGGAAAGTACTCGAAAACCCTACAAAATACATGCTTTGATATGCGGAATatcttttatattgggttgcccaaaaagtaattgcggatttttcatatagtcggggatgacaaattttttcacagcttgtgactctgtaattgcattctttcttctgtcagttatcagctgttacttttagcttgctttagaaaaaaagtgtaaaaaaaggtatatttgattaaagttcattctaagttttattaaaaatgcatttactttctttgaaaaaatcctcaattactttttgggcaaccccagtATTgaagaaatttggtttttttttttgagtttcgcAGAGGCTGTTCCTTTAAATTGTTGCTTGTGAATCATTTCTTTATCGATCTCGATATTTGCAAAGGTCCTTTctttcagtcaaaagttatgggagttacaaatcaaaaaatatgaaaaaataaatttttggcatttaaagaaaattttacccgacaccttcaattttgctcattgCACCGTAAGGACGACTTCATGTAGATgcattttaagctcaatttttataaattgtgtaaAGTGGAAAACCCCTTTGAAgagaaaaataagaaaactcttctcaaaacgcaaagctgAAACTGCcactttgaaaataaatttttgttgccCCAAGTGATCTCCAATCAcatgcaaataattttttgctCCATCCAAGGATTGAGGTCTCTACGGCCATTTTACtcaaaaatgccaattttgcaaatttatacTTATTCGTCTACATCTAAAAATTTGGTGATGATAtctttatgggttcaaaaatgGCAGACCTGTTTCCACTATTTTTGTCCCaaaagattttaagaccaaagaAAAGCAAGCGTAAATAGACAAaagacaccgtagcgcagaggttagcatgtccgcctatgacgctgaacgcctgggtttgaatcctggcgagaccatcagaaaaaaaatttttcagctgtggttttcccctcctaatgctggcaatatttgtgaggtaccatgtcaTGTAAagcttccctccaaagaggtgtcgcactgcggcgctccgttcggactcggctataaaaaggagggccgttatcattgagcttaaacttgaatcggactgccctcattgatataaaataaaataaattacaatGAGCGGCTATTCTTCAACTCTCGCTGTAATCGCTCTttccaattaaattaaatcccTTGTATTTACATAGAAATACTCAGAGTATTTATTTGATCTCTTTCACTCTCTTTCTCCAGTCTGCTTTCGCTTACTCACCTGATATTCATGACATTAATTCTGGCTGctctgttgttgtttatttaggTTTAATGACTTCTTTCTATTGACAGACCGATACACGAACTGGTTTAGACCACGTCAGTCAGTGACTTGGTGGAAATATTCTTTGGCAAGCACGGCTTTTGTTTGTGGGCCATTTAAGTGTAGATTCATTCCATGCATGGcagtttctgtgtgtgtgtgtgtgtgaatataTGTTTTATGGGCTATTTTGAAAAATGGTTTGTGATCTCAGCTGAGAagatttaaaatacaaaaacaaaaaacactgtATAAATGTATGGACTTCATTTATTTCTTTGCAAGCACCTAAAGGTCATTTCTTGTATAATATGATATAAGTCAAGAgaagacataaaaaaaaacatttccatAATGTTGagtaatatttaaatatttatttataagtGATGAACCACTGGAGGGAGCTAAATAAAATCGTTTATATTAATTTCTACTAGTCCACCCAAGCACTTCCTCTGTACCCTCTTTTACCAAACACAGGACAAACATTTTCTTGTATTGGTAATCTAAAGTTCTAGGAGTCATGGTTGCATCTTGGCTTCAACGTTTTGTATACAATATTGCAAAAAGTTAGACTCAagaatttttttagtaaaagcgCACTAAgctcggccctgccgaacttttgatacccaccaccatgaatacaTTAATTATCCAAATTTATTATAACAGTAGCTgaaccgctgcgccttcttttactttatatagaacaaaattatccttttaatatttattttcgacaattaaagagctttaagtgaaatatcAAGTATTTGCATGTATATAGCTTGGCTAACAGTTAAACAATTTCAatgcttttatctgaatcctacATGATCTTTGCTGATTTACGAATTCGATCAACGGGTTTAGGGTCTTTTGAGTTTGgctgttagatgtactccattagactctatttgagcccgatattctcataaggATTGTGGGAGTAAGAAGGCTCCCAGGATGGCAGTTGGTTGGTTTAGAGAGTGGTGTgggcccccagaaacatggtcccgaatgtgggtatgaatttcgtgatctacttccaaatacctttcatttgagtgtcatattgccttgacccgtaaatatgtatgtccgatttatacGTGTTTTCGAAGTAAGTtggtccccagatacttggccctgaaaaaaatatccgcatcgtgctcttttctcatataccatttattttaaacccatattggcattggttagagggaagtttatgggatgaggcgtaccccaatcacttggccccaaaattggttatcatattcgttttcattTGGTCGGTAAAATTGTACTCTtagggaaggggcggtgccccaaatacatggtcacacatttggatatcagattcgtattctactcttaaatacctttacaTGAGCACCATTttacgatggtcaataaataattgctgtttgtggggtgttttttggAAGGCCCCCctgaaaatttgttccgaaaatgggtatcaatttcgtactatACTCCTTACTCctattcatttgaaccccacattgacctggtcggtaaatatgtccgatttaggtgtgttttggggagttgcccaa
The genomic region above belongs to Stomoxys calcitrans chromosome 5, idStoCalc2.1, whole genome shotgun sequence and contains:
- the LOC106084070 gene encoding protein windbeutel produces the protein MERNSLKNLWLPALSCLAWASLVQAAICPGCVELDDIIFNKTIARFPYALVKFDIAFPYGEKHEAYSAFSQAAHAVTDDLLVAAVGIKDYGDNENKELGERFGIDDKQFPGILLFRHGIEDYLTFPSHLDVTLDNLKSFVTTNTELFIGKEGCLKQYNDLAKNFINLKEKEQKQRLQRAEDLKKTLKKDHEKVSAQFYKLFMEKLMAKGYDYVEEETKRLLRLKAGKVTAAKKRELGVKLNILEAFRVNVLTKEEL